From Nonlabens sp. Ci31, the proteins below share one genomic window:
- the coaD gene encoding pantetheine-phosphate adenylyltransferase, translating to MKRAVFPGSFDPITLGHYDIIERGLGLFDEIIIAIGINADKKYMFSLEDRKRFIEDAFGKEHKIKVMTYSGLTIDFCKEQNAAFILRGLRNPADFEFEKAIAHTNRKLSEIETVFLLTSSGKSYISSSIVRDVIRNNGDYTSLVPDTVRI from the coding sequence ATGAAAAGAGCAGTTTTCCCAGGAAGTTTTGACCCGATTACCTTAGGTCACTATGATATTATAGAAAGAGGATTGGGACTCTTTGATGAAATTATAATCGCAATAGGTATTAATGCCGACAAAAAATATATGTTTTCACTAGAAGATCGCAAAAGATTTATCGAAGATGCTTTTGGAAAGGAACATAAAATCAAAGTGATGACCTATTCTGGACTGACCATTGATTTTTGTAAAGAACAAAATGCCGCTTTTATACTCAGAGGCTTGCGCAATCCAGCCGACTTTGAATTTGAAAAAGCTATTGCCCATACCAACAGAAAACTGTCTGAAATTGAAACCGTATTTTTACTTACCAGTTCAGGAAAAAGTTATATCTCTTCTTCTATTGTTAGAGACGTTATTAGAAATAATGGTGATTACACCAGTTTAGTACCGGATACAGTCAGGATATAA
- a CDS encoding D-alanine--D-alanine ligase, translated as MKNIAVLMGGYSHEWEISMKSGAVIAQHIDTDLYRIYAVAILKEGWYYKDTAGERYEIDKNDFSLSVAGEKITFDCCYNTIHGTPGEDGKLQAMLELLNVPQTSCDYYQSAITFNKRDCIAVLKPWNITTGEHIYINQGDPIDLDNIIAAVGLPCFVKANRSGSSFGVSKVYKREEMTAALEKAFDVDEEIIIESFLDGTEVSVGVYQTGNKIKVLFPTEIVSENDFFDYEAKYQGKSQEITPARIPQEQMTSVQDITSRIYQILKLKGLARADFIFHNNVPHFIEINTNPGMSEESIIPKQIKASGESLKTVLTRLIEHTIKTHKK; from the coding sequence ATGAAGAACATTGCAGTATTAATGGGTGGTTATTCTCACGAGTGGGAAATCTCCATGAAAAGTGGCGCTGTCATTGCACAGCACATAGACACTGATCTTTATAGGATCTATGCTGTAGCGATTTTAAAAGAAGGTTGGTACTATAAAGACACTGCTGGAGAGCGGTATGAAATTGATAAAAATGATTTTAGTTTATCGGTAGCGGGCGAGAAAATAACTTTTGATTGTTGTTACAATACTATTCATGGAACTCCTGGTGAGGATGGAAAGTTACAAGCCATGCTGGAACTTCTTAATGTTCCACAGACTTCTTGTGATTATTATCAAAGTGCCATAACCTTTAACAAGAGAGATTGTATTGCTGTTTTAAAACCCTGGAACATAACAACTGGTGAACATATTTATATCAATCAAGGCGATCCAATTGATCTCGATAATATAATTGCTGCCGTAGGACTACCCTGCTTTGTTAAAGCAAATCGCAGTGGCAGTAGTTTTGGAGTCTCTAAAGTATATAAGAGGGAAGAAATGACTGCTGCATTAGAGAAAGCCTTTGACGTAGATGAAGAGATTATTATTGAATCCTTTCTCGATGGTACAGAAGTTTCGGTAGGTGTGTATCAAACTGGAAACAAAATTAAAGTGTTATTCCCTACAGAAATAGTAAGTGAAAATGACTTCTTTGACTACGAAGCAAAATACCAAGGAAAGTCTCAAGAAATAACTCCTGCACGTATACCTCAAGAACAAATGACTTCTGTGCAGGATATTACCTCCCGCATTTACCAAATCCTAAAATTAAAAGGCCTAGCAAGAGCTGACTTTATCTTTCATAATAATGTCCCACACTTTATAGAAATCAATACAAATCCTGGCATGAGTGAAGAAAGCATCATTCCTAAACAAATTAAAGCCTCTGGTGAGAGCTTGAAAACAGTACTGACGCGCCTTATAGAACACACCATCAAAACCCATAAAAAATGA